The proteins below come from a single Pichia kudriavzevii chromosome 2, complete sequence genomic window:
- a CDS encoding uncharacterized protein (PKUD0B02450; similar to Saccharomyces cerevisiae YMR284W (YKU70); ancestral locus Anc_8.849): protein MEDQKYRDESEDEDNVIYNFHEGIVLAIHLSPTMYKKLPALFSTFLLLLKTLIKSMPKTGLGIYFSNCSKENKDDDQIQSSEGIFKLIKLGDINQTTLKVIDRYIKNATRGEPLMGISSREKELWAELLPALEDDAELHFGESLYRILHEAMKDFNKPTPKTDEYTSKKIFFFTDCLKPYNEDNFLKEKIQNKLRELNSNKITVYPFILRPHDDDDNDNGAPIKKEDDTESQVYQDRYVQLKEFRELFDYPAGAEGKKYLPVIDDLTLDALEEKLIKHTTMRNYNFQCPLILRNGFQIPVKGLNLLTTAEWKRVKFYNSNNRLHYAFRKNIFAQDNLIIEDEDIVKACKVGDQFFPYNEETFSECLKFGEKDAPLLRVIGARKFTHVTKSHTINKSVFVIADENTKEESSLERFAALYKSLCEKQMVLLCWGMTRKRSNPRIYYLVPTTIAEEQFFFKKFPQSLAMIEIPFADEIRKAPEYIDQLESLDRVDGSGMLDSLIEDSTVPHFKTFPNPALAWKFKVMEEHILQVELSEKEQTQNIGDRQLEVDDMYQQLLEMKQKIESNPITSAIVQKLVNRYNCISNDNELKRISQESQTNANKKAKIVGSQLTLSDSKVALYYKEYGLTNCTNDMLKKYISSKGGVIKGGRNKGEMISNIVEYLNKYNLL from the coding sequence AACTGCTCGAAAGAGaataaagatgatgatCAGATTCAGTCATCGGAaggaattttcaaattgataaaactAGGCGATATAAATCAAACAACGTTGAAGGTTATCGATAGGTATATTAAGAATGCTACAAGAGGAGAACCTTTGATGGGAATATCCTctagagaaaaagaactgTGGGCTGAACTTCTACCTGCTCTAGAGGATGACGCTGAATTGCATTTTGGTGAATCATTATACAGGATTCTACATGAGGCGATGAAGGACTTCAACAAACCCACTCCGAAAACTGACGAATATACCAGCaagaaaatatttttctttactgaCTGTTTAAAGCCTTACAATGAGGACAACTTTCTCAAGGAGAAAATTCAGAATAAACTCAGGGAGTTGAATAGCAACAAGATAACCGTGTATCCGTTCATACTACGTCCgcatgatgatgatgataatgataatggtGCACCGATAAAAAAGGAAGACGATACAGAAAGTCAAGTTTACCAGGACCGCTATGTACAACTTAAAGAGTTTAGAGAATTGTTTGACTACCCCGCAGGAGCAGAGGGGAAAAAGTATTTGCCGGTTATCGATGACTTAACACTTGATgcacttgaagaaaagcTAATCAAACACACCACAATGAGAAACTACAATTTCCAGTGCCCCCTGATATTGAGAAATGGTTTCCAGATACCTGTGAAAGGCCTAAATTTATTAACCACAGCCGAATGGAAAAGGGTAAAGTTTTATAACAGTAATAATAGATTGCATTACGCTTTTCggaaaaatatttttgcACAGGATAACCTAATaattgaggatgaagaCATAGTTAAAGCCTGCAAGGTAGGCGATCAATTCTTCCCATACAACGAAGAAACTTTTTCTGAATGCTTAAAGTTTGGCGAAAAAGATGCCCCACTGCTTCGTGTTATAGGAGCAAGGAAGTTCACACATGTAACTAAGTCACATACCATCAATAAATCTGTGTTCGTCATAGCAGATGAGAATACCAAAGAGGAAAGCTCACTGGAGAGATTCGCTGCCTTGTACAAGTCTTTGTGtgaaaaacaaatggtTCTACTATGTTGGGGAATGACCCGGAAACGATCGAATCCAAGAATATACTATTTAGTCCCTACAACAATAGCTGAAGagcaatttttttttaaaaagttCCCCCAGTCGTTGGCTATGATTGAAATACCATTTGCGGATGAAATTCGGAAAGCACCCGAATATATCGATCAGTTGGAATCCTTGGACAGGGTGGACGGGTCTGGAATGCTTGATTCATTGATTGAAGACTCAACTGTTCCTCATTTCAAGACCTTCCCGAATCCTGCGCTAGCATGGAAGTTCAAGGTAATGGAAGAACACATTTTACAGGTAGAACTTTCTGAGAAAGAACAGACTCAGAATATTGGTGACCGACAGCTGGAAGTAGATGATATGTACCAACAACTTCTTGAGATGAAgcaaaaaattgaaagtaACCCAATAACATCAGCCATTGTTCAGAAATTAGTGAATAGATATAACTGTATTTCCAACGACAACGAGTTAAAAAGGATATCACAAGAGTCACAAACCAATGCTAATAAGAAAGCTAAAATCGTTGGATCCCAACTCACTCTCTCTGATTCTAAAGTGGCTTTATATTATAAAGAATATGGATTGACTAATTGTACAAATGATATGCTTAAAAAATACATTAGCTCGAAAGGTGGAGTTATCAAAGGCGGCAGAAACAAAGGTGagatgatttcaaatattgTGGAGTATTTGAATAAGTATAACCTTTTATAG